The following coding sequences lie in one Coraliomargarita sinensis genomic window:
- the xseB gene encoding exodeoxyribonuclease VII small subunit, which produces MPKKTKPTFEEAVQRLEELIESMEDGSSPLTELVAKYEEGSKLLKECQSQLQEAELKIEKLNLKTGEPEPFSSEEEES; this is translated from the coding sequence ATGCCAAAAAAAACCAAACCAACTTTTGAGGAGGCCGTACAGCGCCTCGAAGAACTGATTGAGTCCATGGAAGACGGCAGTTCCCCATTGACCGAATTGGTTGCGAAATACGAGGAAGGCTCTAAGCTTTTGAAGGAATGCCAGTCACAACTACAAGAGGCGGAACTGAAAATCGAAAAGCTCAATTTGAAGACGGGTGAACCTGAACCATTCAGCAGCGAGGAGGAGGAAAGCTAG